GCCGGCGTCCCGCCTCGGCCGGCGCCTAGCAGCTGACTTAGAACTGGCGCGGACCAGGGGAATCCGACTgtttaattaaaacaaagcatCGCGAAGGCCCGCGGCGGGTGTTGACGCGATGTGATTTCTGCCCAGTGCTCTGAATGTCAAAGTGAAGAAATTCAATGAAGCGCGGGTTAATTGGCAAGCAtggctggcactttgtgccattTAGAATGCCCATACTTCCTCCTCCGAAAAAGTTTGGGCGCACCTAGCTACCTCGAAGTGAGTGCTGGTACAATGATGACTAATAAAACAAGAGTCTTGATGAGACTAGATGCGAAAGTGAAATCTGTGGCATGTCAGACTATAATGACGATAGCTGAGATCTATAAGGGAGTAAATCTCGCAGGAGAAAACTCGGTTAGAGAGACCCCTGTTGGGAAAGAAACCGAACGGACAAATCTGGGGACCTATAAGGGAGTAAATCCCGCAGGAGGGAACTCGGCCAGAGAGACCCCTGTTGAGAAAGAAACTGAGTGGACAGCCCTGGAGATCTATAAGGGAGTAAATCCCACAGGAGAGAACTCGGTGCGAGAGACCCCTGTTGGGAAAGAAACCATACGGACAAGCCTGGAGACCTATAAGGGAGTAAATCCCACAGGAGAAAACTCGTTGAGAGAGATCCCTGTAGGGAAAGAAACCAAGAGGagccagagaaaagaaaaattaggGCTCAAAATAACATCGGAGCCCCATCATGCCCGGAACAACAATAAAGAGGGAAGCTCCAGTAGAAACAACAATATGGAAAGGAGTACAAGGCATGATGTGGATGACTTGACTCCAGAAAGGAGTACAAGGCATGATGTGGATGACTTGACTCCGAGTCCTGGTAATGTGACTGAGTATGAGACGAATCCAACCGATATAGACTGCCAAGGTGATCTGAGCAGCCAATTGGACACCTGTAAGGACAAAAGAAATGACCTAGAGACACCCCCagacctgcaaggaaggaagacaggagaCCAAGAAGCAACAAAGGGAACAGATAATCAAATTGGAATCAATAATTTGGACCAAGGGGGAATTGCAATTATTAAATTGGGAATGGAAAAACCAGCCTGTCCCTTTTGCAACTGCATTGTTGGAAAGCCAACTGCATTAGATAGCCACATTAAAGGTAGCCATGGAGGGAAGAAAGTGATCTATGAGTGTAGTAAATGTGAGAGGAAAGACGAAAGGGTACACTCGACCCTGGTCCATATGGCTAAGTGTAAAAATAAGGGGAAGATCGTGGGAATACTAGATGGGATGGAATGCTGTCAATGTGGAGATAAATTTGAGACGATAAGTGGGCTGTCACAACATAAAAGGCACAAACATCCGgaccaaagaaacaaagaaaggatTGGGAAAGAAGTGGAAGAGGAAAGTAGGAGAAATAGAGAGAATAATCGGGGGAAGCATAAAAGCTGTTGGACAGAAGAAGAGGTAGAACAATTAGAATTGTTATGGATGAAATATGAGGGACATAAAAACATCAACAAGTTAATAGAAAGTGAATTAACAACTAAAACAGCGAAACAAATAAGTGATAAGAGGAGGCTCATTgagctgaaaagaaaaagggtTAAGGAGGATAAAGAGGACTTCCCGCGGGGTGCCGCGGCTCGCACTCCACCTCCCCCTCCAATCGGTGGGGGGGGTTGGAGTGAGAGTCGTGGGCCTAGAGGaagagtttggaagaaaggcaaaggAATGGATAGAGAATGGTAATATTGTAAATAAGGAGATTAAACGGGCAATGGAAATCTGGCTTGTGGATaagaagaaggcaataaaaaggaTAGAGGAAATAACTAAAGAAATAGTAGGGAATATGAAAGGCCAAGAAAgtaagaagagaaaaataattaaaaagatgaAAGAGAAGGTAGGGAGAAGAAAAGGTAATAAAAAGTGGATGAAAAAAAGGGCTATTAGAAAATGGACATATAAGAGAATTCAGTTAATGTACAGGAGAGACACGGCAGCAGTAGCTAAATATATCATGGATGGAGAAGCAAAAATTGAATGTGAACTTAATGTAAACGAGGTATATGAAAATTATAAGTTTAAATGGGAATCTGGTGGGGAGTTTAAAGGATTAATTGGATTTGGGGGTGGGCAGAGAGTGAGAAATGAGGTATTCGAAAGATTAATTACAATAGAAGAACTGGAAGAGAActgtaaaaagattaaaaagaaaacggCAGCCGGGCCCGATAATATTAATGCGAAAGATCTAATGAGGGAAGGATGCAAACAAACTCTGGTAGAAATGTTCAATGCTTGGTTAATTGCAGGGGAAGTCCCAAATATAATAAAAGCAAGTAGATCGATCCTTATACCTAAAACAACTGATTTGAATAAAAGAAAGGATATTAATAATTGGAGACCCCTAACAATTAGTTCAATTATACTTAGGCTTTTTTCTAGGATTTTAACAGCTAGACTAAAAGAAGGGAGTACTATTAATGTTAGACAAAGGGGGTTTATTGAATCCAACGGCTGTGCTGAAAATTTATGGCTCCTTAAAAAGATCATTAAAAAGgcaaaagaggggaagaaagagtTAGGGGTCGTCTTTATTGATATAGCAAAAGCTTTCGATACTGTTTCACACGACCATATTAGATGGGCACTTGAGGATAAAGGAATGGATCAACATCTAATTAAGTTAATAATGAGTTCCTATAAAGAAGCGAGGActacatttgaaataaaaaagggaaagactTCAGAAATTAAGATAGAAAAAGGAGTCAAACAGGGTGACCCAATGTCACCCTGGTTATTCAATTTAGCAATTGACCCTTTAATAAGAAAACTCGAAGGGGAAGAAAATAGAGTAGAGGGAGTAAACCACTCAATAAGCTCGCTTGCTTTTGCTGATGACATCGCGATAATAAGTGATAGTTAtgaggaaatgggggaaaaactTAAAATATTACAAGAATTCAGCGATAAGACCGGGCTGAAAATCCAAATGGCCAAAACAAGGGGCTTTTTTCTGAAGCCCACAAGAGACTCTTTTGTAGTTAATAATGTAGATAAATGGAAAATGGGTGAGGAAAGTATCGATTGGATCTACCCCGGAGAGGAGATTAAatacctgggcataaaatgtaaCCCTTGGGTAGGAATTTGTAAGGAGGAGGACCTGAATATTGTTGAGGATTGGTTAAAAAAGATAGATAAGGCAGCATTAAAACCTACACAAAAAGTAGAAATAGTGCAAAAATATATGATCCCTAGACTAATATATAGAAACGAATATGCAGAGACATCGAAATTGAAATTAAAGAAAATAGATGATGTAAttaggataaaaattaaaaagtggcTGCATCTTCCTGCGTCCACTTGTACAGAATTTATATATGCCAGAAATAGAGATGGTGGTCTAGGAATAGTTAGAATTGAGAAGGTAGTGGTAGAAGGGAGATGTAAAATGATACAGAAAATGGCAATAGCTTTAGATGAGACTGCGAAGAGGATAGTATTTAACAATGGGGTAAAAGAGGAAGTACAAAAGTACTGGCTGATGGCCGGTGGCTCTGTAGAGACCATACCAGAGAATATAGAAGGgacaaaggaaattaaaatcCCCGAAAATAATAAGAAGAGGCTTGAGAAATGGAAAGAGTACCCTTGTCAAGGGAGGGGGGTACCAATTTTTGTAAATGATAAAACAAGTAATCATTGGCTTAAAAAGACAAGAGATCTGAATAACAGGGAATATATAACAGCATTAAAAATGAGAACAAATGTATACCCCACTAGAGAATTTATAGGAAGAGGACAAACTGATGCAATTAAGAAGTGTAGGAAGTGTGAGGCGAATGTAGAATCGCTACCTCATATCCTGGGTCAATGCCCGGCAATTCAACAAGGGCGTATTTGGAGGCATAACAAATTGGTAGATTTATTGGCaaaggaagcaaaaaataaaagatgGATAGTGCATAAAGAACCTCACATTAGAAATGAACGAAATGTTCTTAGGAAACCGGATTTGATATTTGTAAATAATAAGGAAGCCATGGTTATTGATATAACCGTAAGATGGGAGAGCGAAATAGATACTTTAGAAAAAGCGGCCAGGGAAAAAGTCGAGTACTACAAGAATCTTAAAGAAATTATAAAGAGGCAATTTGATGTAGATAATGTGAAATTCTACGGATTTGTATGTGGAACTAGGGGCAAGTGGCCGAAAGGGAACTTTGAAATATTGAAACAACTAGGAATATCGGGGAAAAAGGCAACACAGATAGCAGAAACCTTCGTAAGAAGGACGATCCAGTACTCATCGAGAATGATACAAATGTGGGAAAACGGGTAGGGTGCGAGAGGAGGAACATGCTTGTCATTTTAAGTTGTACTTATGCGGTTGTGATATGTTATTTTGTCTCTTTTTATAGTTGAATGTTTTGACAATCTAATGGAATAAATTGTTGAGAAGTGTGGTTGAGACGGTGGAATAAGAATCTCGTGATGATTACCTCCCTGTGATACGCTAATACTATCATGGCGAAAAACAGGAGCATGTAGCGTCACTACTGACTGACTGTAAACAAGTGGATGGGCCACTCAAGGTTTGGTCAACCTTGCGATAACTCAAAACAGAGAACTGTCTTGAACAGTCCTTTTTTACTAGCCAAATGCCTCGTCATCTAATTAGTGACGCGCATGAATG
This DNA window, taken from Sceloporus undulatus isolate JIND9_A2432 ecotype Alabama unplaced genomic scaffold, SceUnd_v1.1 scaffold_2097, whole genome shotgun sequence, encodes the following:
- the LOC121917959 gene encoding uncharacterized protein LOC121917959 → MAGTLCHLECPYFLLRKSLGAPSYLEVSAGTMMTNKTRVLMRLDAKVKSVACQTIMTIAEIYKGVNLAGENSVRETPVGKETERTNLGTYKGVNPAGGNSARETPVEKETEWTALEIYKGVNPTGENSVRETPVGKETIRTSLETYKGVNPTGENSLREIPVGKETKRSQRKEKLGLKITSEPHHARNNNKEGSSSRNNNMERSTRHDVDDLTPSPGNVTEYETNPTDIDCQGDLSSQLDTCKDKRNDLETPPDLQGRKTGDQEATKGTDNQIGINNLDQGGIAIIKLGMEKPACPFCNCIVGKPTALDSHIKGSHGGKKVIYECSKCERKDERVHSTLVHMAKCKNKGKIVGILDGMECCQCGDKFETISGLSQHKRHKHPDQRNKERIGKEVEEESRRNRENNRGKHKSCWTEEEVEQLELLWMKYEGHKNINKLIESELTTKTAKQISDKRRLIELKRKRVKEDKEDFPRGAAARTPPPPPIGGGGWSESRGPRGRVWKKGKGMDREW